From Pseudoalteromonas viridis, the proteins below share one genomic window:
- a CDS encoding sodium-dependent transporter has translation MAQVREGFQSRLGFVLAAAGAAVGLGNIWGFPTQAANHGGGAFLLVYFIVIFLLALPALYTELYLGHQAQANPVKALKQAWQEKQPKVGASAGYIGLAGAIVMLSFYSIVAGWMLAHSLEPLARLVGWEEASAFLSGDSTLRNFIFTPLMLMLTAGIILQGVKSGIETWSRRLMPVLLLLLVALIAYMGTLDGAAAGFKAYLVPDFSKIGDPELIIAAMGQAFFSLSLGVGCMMIYGSYLKPNENLPKLTFSVAMLDTGVAFLAGLLIIPALFIAQNNGVEVFQNGKLVGEGRLIFAILPELFATMGEIGLFVGLTFFVLMSIASLTSTISSTEIPVSFLVENHGFKRSQATWVVTLVLFVCSGTIIMNFDWLFGLVIQVFTQYQLPLMGLFYFITVGWIWRRGNQLALECSGKMYWFAQYVRFVCPVLMTAVFANVAFFK, from the coding sequence ATGGCTCAAGTGCGTGAAGGTTTTCAAAGCCGTCTGGGCTTTGTGTTAGCGGCAGCCGGTGCGGCAGTCGGACTTGGTAATATTTGGGGCTTCCCCACTCAGGCAGCAAACCACGGTGGTGGCGCGTTTTTGCTGGTCTATTTCATCGTCATTTTCTTACTGGCATTACCTGCCTTGTACACTGAGCTGTACCTGGGGCATCAGGCGCAAGCCAACCCGGTTAAAGCGTTAAAACAAGCCTGGCAGGAAAAGCAGCCTAAAGTCGGTGCGTCTGCGGGTTACATCGGCCTTGCCGGTGCCATCGTCATGCTCAGCTTCTATTCTATTGTTGCCGGCTGGATGTTGGCGCACTCTCTTGAACCGCTTGCACGTTTAGTTGGCTGGGAAGAAGCCAGTGCTTTTTTGTCCGGTGATTCGACCTTACGGAATTTTATCTTTACCCCTCTGATGCTAATGCTGACGGCTGGCATTATTTTGCAAGGGGTGAAGTCGGGGATTGAAACCTGGTCGCGTCGACTCATGCCAGTGTTACTTTTGCTGTTGGTGGCGCTGATTGCCTACATGGGCACGCTGGATGGCGCAGCTGCCGGGTTTAAAGCGTACCTTGTGCCCGATTTTAGCAAAATTGGCGACCCAGAGTTGATCATTGCCGCCATGGGACAGGCGTTTTTCTCTTTATCTTTGGGTGTGGGCTGTATGATGATTTATGGCTCTTACCTAAAACCTAACGAAAATCTGCCAAAACTCACCTTTAGTGTGGCAATGCTGGATACCGGCGTGGCGTTTCTGGCTGGGCTTTTGATCATCCCGGCTTTGTTTATCGCACAGAACAACGGTGTTGAAGTTTTCCAAAATGGCAAACTGGTCGGCGAGGGCAGGCTTATCTTTGCCATTCTGCCAGAGCTTTTTGCAACCATGGGTGAAATTGGCCTGTTCGTTGGGCTGACTTTCTTTGTACTGATGTCGATAGCCTCACTGACATCCACGATTTCATCTACCGAAATTCCGGTGTCTTTCCTCGTGGAAAATCATGGCTTTAAGCGCTCACAAGCAACCTGGGTGGTGACCCTGGTGCTGTTTGTCTGCTCGGGCACCATTATCATGAATTTTGACTGGTTGTTTGGCTTAGTGATTCAGGTATTCACCCAATACCAGCTACCATTAATGGGCTTGTTCTACTTTATTACAGTAGGCTGGATATGGCGTCGTGGTAACCAGCTGGCACTGGAGTGCAGTGGCAAGATGTACTGGTTTGCCCAGTATGTACGCTTTGTCTGCCCGGTGCTGATGACAGCCGTTTTTGCTAATGTGGCTTTTTTTAAGTAA
- a CDS encoding DUF924 family protein: MEYQEVYQFWFVECQEQDWWQKSAQFDNKITTRFTQLHQQAMAGELAEWRKTAVGALCEIIVLDQFSRNMFRDTPAAFASDPLALCLAQHAIEKGFDQQLEKTQRTFMYLPFMHSESLKVHQQADALFKPLPNYEFELAHKKIIEQFGRYPHRNAILGRASSDEELAFLKMPGSSF; this comes from the coding sequence ATGGAATATCAGGAAGTTTATCAGTTCTGGTTTGTAGAATGTCAGGAGCAGGACTGGTGGCAAAAATCAGCTCAGTTTGATAATAAAATCACAACCAGATTTACACAGTTACATCAGCAGGCCATGGCCGGGGAGCTAGCCGAATGGCGCAAAACTGCGGTGGGGGCGCTGTGTGAGATAATCGTACTGGATCAGTTTTCACGTAACATGTTCCGTGATACACCCGCCGCCTTTGCCAGCGATCCGCTGGCATTGTGCCTGGCTCAGCACGCCATTGAAAAAGGCTTTGATCAGCAGCTGGAGAAAACCCAGCGCACCTTTATGTACTTACCTTTCATGCACAGCGAAAGCCTTAAAGTACATCAGCAGGCGGATGCTTTGTTTAAACCGCTACCAAATTATGAGTTTGAATTGGCGCACAAAAAAATCATTGAGCAGTTTGGCCGCTACCCTCATCGTAACGCCATTTTAGGGCGAGCGTCGAGTGATGAGGAGCTGGCTTTTTTAAAGATGCCTGGCTCGAGCTTTTGA